Within Malus domestica chromosome 04, GDT2T_hap1, the genomic segment ctacttgaggtgcatacacactaatcacattgatgagttcttgtcctattacaatcttgattgccataatcctatctcctacccttttgatatctacaacatcttgtgtcaaggtcttgtccacgatgatgtcAACACCATTTcttgttctatttgtgcccgaataccaaaatttaaaacctgagttttctagatcttATGCCTTAAAActaacccacttagtttcttgtaggcacataatacttatcattctcctcaccataacttccactacttccatagattttcccgttaaggttcctatattccacgttcataaacacattctactctcttgaactctacccttctgtcctagcttcttcacccttcctcGTTTAATAGGAttcaagtacttcttttgtgtgtcctgtgtaaaattgataggagcatatgcttccaaacaactttgagtggagtcgttcaaaaagaagtttctatgaccttcttgctcatttaacactgcatctgggtgccgatggagatatagtgacccttgctcatttatcaTTGTgttcgggccacacagcgcgccacttactggtgacgccctagctttagcgcgatttcgttctggattcattttcataaggattcgacgtaacctaGGAGTGCTagttgtcgactacctgacgccctcctcTCTTCTTTTATCCGGgtttgggaccggcaatgtaagataaacttacacatgtGGAGTTAAAAGGcagggggatgcaacacgaagACTTCCCAgaaggtcacccatcctagtactactctcgcccaaactcatttaacttcggagttctgatggaatccggtgcatgtgaaaattttctttttccaagtttccaaccaattatattattacatttGATGTACCAGACCGTGTTCtcggcacactgaaaaatctttcctgTTATACTTAGGGTCATACCCTTTCATTAGCCACCAATTATAAGCTTCATATTCCCCCTTAAGCCTTAATATAGTAGGTAGAGTTAGATGtttcaatttcatcaacaaTTATCTAAAGTAATGGAGGAGATGCTTCCAATTCCAATCAAAGCTGGAATGTCTATTTTAAGGTGCATAGTCATATAGTGCTACCACTCACCAAAGTATTTTTCCTcccataaaattaaataattcccAAAAATGCAAAAGAATATATTTCCCCTAGGTGGGACAACCTTTTTTCTTACAAATCTAATGAGATATGGACAGATGTTATGTATAACTCAAGACATCGTCATATCATGGTACGCACCTATTGTTGCTATGGGATATTGTTATAATGCATACAAtgctatatatataaaaaaaaaaacttgcaagTATTCTTGTATTCTTAacatcataaaaaaaatttaggtgTAAAAATAATGATTTACTCGTACAATATAAGTTGTTCAAACACTTCTAACTTCCAAGTTCTAACTGCAGCTCAGTCCAACCGTTTCAGAACGGTTCGTGTCCCAATGCCACGTGTACGGCCCCGATGCAATTTCCACGCATAGTGATCCGGCAGGTCACTCACATCATCTTGTATTCTTTTGTTCACTCGACTGCAAAATCCAAGTCCCTCTCACTGTCAGATCTCACCAAGATCTCCGTCCGTACATTATCCGGCGTGTTCTCCGGCCACTTAGGCGCCGGGAAGTTCATCGTTCACCATCTACGGATCCCACTGTCAGGTTTTCATTGAAAATACCGCTGCTTTTGATGATGCGTTACAGAGTAGGGTCTTAGGGTTAAGAGCTTCGCTTCCTGTTTAGCTGTTAAGTCCCTGTTTGGTTGCATTGCTATTAAATAAGCGATTTTCGATTCTGGGTTTTCAAAAAGTGATAATCTTTGCATTTAGAGGTTCGATTTTCGCTTCGTTTTCGACATTTTCTCGGTTGCCAAACAGAGCATGACTGATATTTGTAGTGGATCATTAATTAATTGTGTTTATACTTAATTAATTGGGTTTACAGATTTACTTATTTGTTTAATCTTGTTTGGCAGATAAATTAAGGGCAGAAAGTTTAATCTTGGAATTGGAATGTCAATGTGCATCGTGGGTGGAAGGAGATTTGTAGATAGGAGTGTAAATAGTTGTTCAACCAGGTCCCTGGCAATTGCAAAAGCCCCGGCGGAGTGGAGTTTGCAGTGAATCAACAGAAATGGTAGGTTTGATGTCTCTTTAACGAAGTTTGGCTTCCGAGATTAgatctttgcatgtgtttttaGCAATGTGCTTTTGTTATTGGTTTGGATGCTAGGTTTTCGAATGCATATGTGTTCTAAGTTTTAGTTCTCATAGCTGGTTGATGTGTTTCGCTTTTGATTTAAGGTTGTTAGTATTAGTTTGGTATTTAAAACCAAAATAGAGATTTGAATTTGCTTATTTTCGTATATGTAAATTAGTTACGTAGTGAAGTCGTCTTTCTGAGTAGTATTTGTGACAGTCTTTTCAGAATCAGGGACTTTGGATGGCAAAGGGTACTGGGTGTTTAAACAAAGGTGAGGCGCTGTATGATAATTCTTCTAGAATTGAGCCTAAGCGTTCTCATCAGTGGTTCATGGATGGTCCTGAAGTACTGTTCCCCAACAAGAAACAGGCGGTTGAAGTTCCGCACAACAATCTGTATTCGGGAATGTTAACTGCAAATGTTTCTCCGTGGGGAAATGTTCCTAGTTTTCAATCATTCTCTGGCCATTTCACTGAAAGGCTATTTGATTCTGAAACAGACCGTGCTGTGAATTTTGATGAAAGGAGCATTCCGTCTGTTGGAACGGAAAAGATGAATTTGGCTAGAAAAGTTAGTGAGGATTTATTTGGGAATGACTACTCATTTGGTCTATCTATGTCCAATACACTAGAAGATCCTAGATCCAGTCCTAACTACGGTGGATTTAGAAAAGTCAAAGTTAGCGAGGTAAGGGACTCTGAGAATGTCATGCCTGTTTCAATCAGACAAGCTTATGATCAGGCAGATAATGATGCTGTGTTGGCGGCTCACGCTTACAAGGCTGACGACAACTCAGCATCCACGGGCCTCATTTATAAGAAGGGGGATGACAACTTCATATCCATGAGTGATACCTACAGCAGGGCAGATAACGGCTTCATTTCAATTGGGCAACCCTTTAACAAGGGGGATGAAAGCATGTCGATTGGTCAATCATACAAGGAGAGCAATAACACCCTATCAGTGCGTCAGACATTCAACAAAAGTGACAATAATATCATTTCTATCGGCCAAACCTACAACAACGCAGAGGAAAGTACCATGTCAACGGGTCATTTCTACAATAAAGGGGAAGAGAGTACTATATCCGTTGGTCATGCCTACAGCAAGGGTGACAACAATATGTTATCGATTGGTCACTCTTATGATAAGCGGGAGAGTACTATCATATCCTTTGGCAgatgtgatgatgatgatgcaaATACCTCTGCAATCTCTGGTTATGAGCTTCTGATGGGTCAACCTTTTTTTAAAACAGAAGCTGTGAATGAGAGAGAGTTGGGCAAATCAAAGTCCTGTGTACTTGTTAATATACCTCATATAACTGCTGGaaatgaaaatgttttgaaaaagaaaGTTGAACATAAAACGTCTAAGAAGGTTCCCCCGAACAACTTCCCATCAAATGTTCGAAGTTTACTGTCAACAGGTATGCTGGATGGAGTTCCTGTAAAATATACGGCCTGGTCACGGGAGGTAAAAATCCTTGTCCTCATGCATTCATTTCCAGGTTAGGCTATCTTTGGTGACACATATATTCTtcatatgcattttagaaggagCTGCAGGGTGTGATCAAAGGTTCTGGGTATCTATGTGGCTGTCAGTCGTGCAACTTCTCAAAGGCAAGTTTgttctgtttttttatttatttcttttttcataTTGAAGGCCAATTTGGTGATCCATTCGAATCAACAATGCTTATTAGGTAATCAATGCATATGAATTTGAGCGTCACGCTGATTGCAAAACAAAACACCCGAATAATCACATATATTTTGAGAATGGCAAAACTATATATGGGATTGTTCAAGAGCTCAGGAGCACACCGCAGAACATGCTGTTTGAAGTTATTCAGACTATTACTGGTTCGCCTATCAATCAGAAATCCTTCCACCTTTGGAAAGGTGATACACCATTTGACACTCCAAATTTTCCCATTTTCCTGGTATGCTTGTTTTATGCTACGAATGTTTTCTTCTCATGTTTGCTCCTCTTTCTCCATGTCAGAATCCTTTTTGGCAGCAACACGTGAACTTCAGCGTATATATGGCAAGGAAGAGGGAAAGCAACTTTCATGAAGCAAGCTTGTTCGGAGGCAGGACCATCTTTTGTTTTGTGAATACAAGTAATCGTTTTTGGCTGTTACTTGCTACTCACTGACGGTGACTTCCTCACTAACGCAATGGCTCAGGGTAGTTATGTCAAGGACAAGTAGTTCTTGTAAATCTTTGAGACGAACCTTACGCCCAGAATAGAACCTCCGTTTTTAGTCGTTTGACATATGATGACGGGTTGCAGTTTGTATTTTGTAACAGTCTTGAAGGAAATGAAATTTTAAGATAATTTAGTACTTGCTTTCTGAAAGATTTTTTGTCATTCTTATTGTTATTATGCAAACTGATGTAAATAGATAGACCAAAGAGAAACCTAAAACATTACTACAAGAAAATTGGTCTTCGGCATGACCGATTAAACACTAGTCACAAGCAGGGCCTGAATTAGTGACCAACTTTGCTAACCGATCTCCAAGGTTCACATCGCTCGGTGAAATTTGTTTAGAATATGTTCGTATGAGAGATATATAGATATTGGATTCCTTTTGTCATGTTTTCTTTTCCATCTCCTTGCATTTCATTTGCAAGATGGTGCGATTGTGATGGCCTCAAGAGCTTTTTCATCTTGTGCTTGCTTCGTTGCCGTTAATTCATCTTCGATTGTTTTTTCCGGGGACTCGTAATCTTTGGCTTTACCCCAGACAACGAGATATAGGCCTGCGATTATGACCACAGCACCCAGCAGCCTGTAAAATGGTCAAATCATAGTAGTTTAGAGTATCGTTTTGTTAAAAAAGTTGACACATAAAGCATGCAGGAGTGTGGTAATTTGTGAAGGATTACATGATGGATTACCTTCCAAGAAACATTTGCTCACGCAGGATGAAGGAGCTCATGACAGCAACAATAACCATGCTCAGGGGACTGAATGCTGTCACAAACACAGGGCCTCTGTATTTCATTACTACTCCTTGAATGTAATAAGCTAGTCCTGAACAGAATATTCCCTGCATGGATATTGGGTAAATATAAAGACCATAAGAATTTAGGGAAATATGCACAAATACAACAATTACAAActttgggaagaaaaaaaaggctaGAAGAACACTAGACATACAACTAATCAACACTAAACCATGGTTTATATAAGGTGTATTATTTGAAGGTCCAATGTTTTAGGGAGGGCCGTGAAAGATTTAAATTGAGAGCCCTCGTCTAATGCAACTTTGCCTGTATAAAAACTACAATGGGGGATTGAGCAAAAACGAGTGGATTAGTAATAGAGATTATGTAAATTCTCCAAAAGGacatttttatataatatacaaACAAAGAATACTAATTGGCATGAGATGAGAACCAGTTTCTCCTCACCCCTCAGTCCTCAGCCCTTCACTTGTTAAGTTGGTAAAACACAAAACTCAGATGGGGATttaatacaattcaaaattttctcctGCACACACAGGTTGTGGGTGCATGAGCCGTATTGACGTATTCCGAATTATTATAAATATTGTATCGTTATTGTATTGTCATTATATTGTCAAAATGGTAAAAATACGTATTGACATATGGGTCATACGCAACCCATGAGCACAGGAGAGAATTTCTCTAATTCAATTAGAAGTGAATTTTTCTTACACTGTAACTAGCTGCCAATAATTTTGTATCCCATTTTATCGACCAGACGGCAGCATTTCCCCTTTCCATCACCAATGCTACAGCAGTTCCTTCCAGTGTGCCCAACGCACATATCCAAGCCGAAAGGGAGAGCTCAGCTGGGTACGTTTTCAGTGTGATTGCCTGCAGAGACAAAATTTTCACCGTATTTTTAAGAAGATTCTCGTCAAATAATGCACGTTCGATATTTTTCAACGTACTATACCCATCATGTATTTTAGTACCATCAACCAATCGTAACATGTAAGGAAACTTAAATTTATGAACCAGTAACCTGCAGAATCATGAAACAAGCCCAGCAGAAGCAGCCGACTGTGATCATTAGGGAACCCTTGATCGAATCTTGGAGGCTAGTAGCGGCACTTGTATGCTGTTCATGGCTAGCTCTGGTCCAAAATAAATGCAAAAGTGGACCCTTTACGAGGGTCATGATCATGGCACCTGCAACGGTTGCTACAGTTCCAACCAACTTACTTTGGCTCCGGATGCTTTTCAAATTCACTTTCTCAAGCCTGAGAGTAAAAGACAACGAGTTGTTATGTGTATCCCAACCCGAAAATAACTAGACATTTCACAAAAATAATCTCGGCGAAAAAGAGATACTTTGTGCATATTAGCGTACGTTACCTAAGAACCCAAGCCATTACAAAAGTAAGGGCGGGAAGAATATTGCACATAGCTGCTGCAAACGTTGCTGTTGTGTACTTCATTCCCATAAAGTACAGATTTTGGTCCAGAACTGGCCTGCCAAAGAGATAGATAGATATATAATGATTTACAAGAAATTAGGAGAAACCTTGCACAACAAGAAAGCAATTAGAAGCGTTACTCCAGCAAAGCGAGCAGCATTATCTTGATGAAGATCGAAAGCGTCATCTTCGGTCTCACTTTTCTGCTCAAGAAAAACAAACACCCTTCAGTAACGAGAGTCACACAATTACACAACTTCTAAGTTGGAGTTTTGGGTGCATGAGAGAGAGACTTGTCCAGTATGACGGCGAAAGGAGCAACGACAGCAGTGGCAACAACGTGGCGGTAGACAACGAGCACGTAGTTACTCATCCCCTGGTTTAGTGCTGCCTTAGAGAGAATATCCATGCCGGCAAGCCCAAATTGCAAGAAAACAACAGCAAAGAAAGGCTTGGCAGC encodes:
- the LOC103433376 gene encoding uncharacterized protein isoform X2, translated to MNQGLWMAKGTGCLNKGEALYDNSSRIEPKRSHQWFMDGPEVLFPNKKQAVEVPHNNLYSGMLTANVSPWGNVPSFQSFSGHFTERLFDSETDRAVNFDERSIPSVGTEKMNLARKVSEDLFGNDYSFGLSMSNTLEDPRSSPNYGGFRKVKVSEVRDSENVMPVSIRQAYDQADNDAVLAAHAYKADDNSASTGLIYKKGDDNFISMSDTYSRADNGFISIGQPFNKGDESMSIGQSYKESNNTLSVRQTFNKSDNNIISIGQTYNNAEESTMSTGHFYNKGEESTISVGHAYSKGDNNMLSIGHSYDKRESTIISFGRCDDDDANTSAISGYELLMGQPFFKTEAVNERELGKSKSCVLVNIPHITAGNENVLKKKVEHKTSKKVPPNNFPSNVRSLLSTGMLDGVPVKYTAWSREKELQGVIKGSGYLCGCQSCNFSKVINAYEFERHADCKTKHPNNHIYFENGKTIYGIVQELRSTPQNMLFEVIQTITGSPINQKSFHLWKESFLAATRELQRIYGKEEGKQLS
- the LOC103433376 gene encoding uncharacterized protein isoform X1, yielding MSFQNQGLWMAKGTGCLNKGEALYDNSSRIEPKRSHQWFMDGPEVLFPNKKQAVEVPHNNLYSGMLTANVSPWGNVPSFQSFSGHFTERLFDSETDRAVNFDERSIPSVGTEKMNLARKVSEDLFGNDYSFGLSMSNTLEDPRSSPNYGGFRKVKVSEVRDSENVMPVSIRQAYDQADNDAVLAAHAYKADDNSASTGLIYKKGDDNFISMSDTYSRADNGFISIGQPFNKGDESMSIGQSYKESNNTLSVRQTFNKSDNNIISIGQTYNNAEESTMSTGHFYNKGEESTISVGHAYSKGDNNMLSIGHSYDKRESTIISFGRCDDDDANTSAISGYELLMGQPFFKTEAVNERELGKSKSCVLVNIPHITAGNENVLKKKVEHKTSKKVPPNNFPSNVRSLLSTGMLDGVPVKYTAWSREKELQGVIKGSGYLCGCQSCNFSKVINAYEFERHADCKTKHPNNHIYFENGKTIYGIVQELRSTPQNMLFEVIQTITGSPINQKSFHLWKESFLAATRELQRIYGKEEGKQLS
- the LOC103433374 gene encoding WAT1-related protein At2g37460, producing MSIVETMKAAKPFFAVVFLQFGLAGMDILSKAALNQGMSNYVLVVYRHVVATAVVAPFAVILDKKVRPKMTLSIFIKIMLLALLEPVLDQNLYFMGMKYTTATFAAAMCNILPALTFVMAWVLRLEKVNLKSIRSQSKLVGTVATVAGAMIMTLVKGPLLHLFWTRASHEQHTSAATSLQDSIKGSLMITVGCFCWACFMILQAITLKTYPAELSLSAWICALGTLEGTAVALVMERGNAAVWSIKWDTKLLAASYSGIFCSGLAYYIQGVVMKYRGPVFVTAFSPLSMVIVAVMSSFILREQMFLGRLLGAVVIIAGLYLVVWGKAKDYESPEKTIEDELTATKQAQDEKALEAITIAPSCK